In a genomic window of Erigeron canadensis isolate Cc75 chromosome 5, C_canadensis_v1, whole genome shotgun sequence:
- the LOC122601438 gene encoding disease resistance protein RPV1-like yields the protein MAFTSTSVVQKSYKYDVFISFRGEDTRKGFVDHLYDALQRQSIITYKDDEKIKKGKRISNELVGSIEDSRFYIIVFSKDYASSSWCLDELVKIMECEKTNDQRAYPVFYDVEPSEVRKQSGLVGEAFSKHEKDEAAGKWRGALKEAADLAGWELKNTLDGHEAKFIQNVVQEISLELRFIDSCAHEKLIGMEYRVKDVVSTLETDSDDVRMIGIKEIGGGGKTILARAIYEHISSWFEGKSFVENVRDVSKASLSGLKKLQKQILSDVITDEEIKVNTVHDGKQMLKKMMCGRKVLVVLDDVDHVEQLEALAGEPKRFKGGSRVIITTRDEQVPVAHQVNVIHNVNLLSDEEAICLFSRYAFGEAVPIKGYEELSGNVVCYAAGLPLTIIVLGSFLCGKTDLEWIDALERLKTIPLKDTLEKLELSFIGLEGHYKEIFLVGKKKEQLKHPKAVDFVLEMA from the exons ATGGCGTTTACTTCAACTTCAGTAGTTCAAAAGAGCTACAAGTACGACGTGTTTATAAGCTTTAGAGGTGAAGACACTCGCAAAGGCTTTGTTGACCATCTTTATGATGCCCTGCAGCGCCAGAGCATTATCACTTACAAAGATGATGAAAAAATTAAGAAAGGGAAAAGAATCAGTAATGAACTCGTGGGATCTATTGAAGACTCGAGATTCTACATCATTGTATTCTCCAAGGACTATGCTTCTTCATCATGGTGCCTAGATGAGCTGGTGAAGATCATGGAATGCGAAAAGACTAATGATCAGAGAGCTTACCCAGTCTTTTATGATGTTGAGCCCTCTGAAGTTCGGAAGCAATCAGGGTTAGTTGGAGAAGCATTCTCCAAACATGAAAAAGATGAGGCTGCTGGCAAATGGAGAGGGGCTTTGAAAGAAGCAGCTGATTTGGCTGGCTGGGAGTTGAAGAACACTCTTGATGG gCATGAAGCCAAATTTATTCAAAACGTTGTTCAAGAGATTTCATTAGAATTACGTTTCATTGATTCATGTGCTCATGAAAAGTTAATAGGCATGGAATATCGGGTAAAGGATGTTGTATCAACTTTGGAAACTGATTCTGATGATGTTCGCATGATAGGGATCAAGGAGATAGGAGGGGGCGGGAAGACAATTTTGGCCAGAGCTATTTATGAACATATATCGAGTTGGTTTGAAGGTAAAAGCTTTGTTGAGAATGTAAGGGACGTTTCAAAAGCTTCTTTATCTGGTTTGAAGAAATTGCAAAAACAAATCCTGTCAGATGTCATAactgatgaagaaatcaaagtAAATACTGTTCATGATGGGAAACAGATgctgaaaaagatgatgtgtgGTCGAAAGGTTCTTGTTGTTCTGGATGATGTGGATCACGTAGAACAGCTTGAGGCGTTAGCCGGCGAGCCTAAAAGGTTTAAAGGGGGAAGTAGAGTCATCATCACAACAAGAGACGAGCAAGTGCCGGTTGCACACCAGGTGAACGTGATTCATAATGTCAATCTGTTATCGGATGAGGAAGCTATTTGCCTCTTTAGTAGGTACGCTTTTGGAGAAGCGGTTCCCATTAAAGGGTATGAAGAGCTTTCAGGAAATGTGGTATGTTATGCCGCCGGTCTTCCTTTAACCATAATAGTTTTGGGCTCGTTTCTTTGTGGTAAAACAGATCTTGAATGGATAGATGCCTTGGAAAGACTAAAAACCATCCCATTGAAGGATACTCTTGAGAAGCTGGAATTAAGCTTCATTGGTCTAGAGGGGCATTACAAAGAAATCTTCTTAGTTGGGAAAAAGAAAGAGCAGTTGAAGCACCCGAAGGCTGTGGATTTCGTGCTAGAAATGGCTTGA